A window of Chryseobacterium viscerum contains these coding sequences:
- a CDS encoding GH3 auxin-responsive promoter family protein, producing MATKALFNTVVNWFIRQRIDQIQNFMDHPIETQKGILFSQLFHAEDTEYGKLYGFNSISSYQDFKNKVPIVTYEEMEPYIEKARQGQKDISWPGLIKHFAKSSGTTNAKSKFIPISAESLEYCHMKAGKDMVSIYANNHPENQLFNYKNLRLGGSSELYADFNTKFGDLSAILIDNLPFWVEITTTPSKKVSLMGEWESKLKAITSEVKNEDVGSILGVPSWMMVLLQKVLKETNIESISELWPNLEVFFHGGISFKPYREQFRQIIGKNINYYEIYNASEGFFGIQDRSDSDEMLLMLDYGIFYEFIPMDQFHFSNPKVVSLEDVEVGKNYAMVITTNGGLWRYLIGDTVVFTSTNPFRIKITGRTKHYINAFGEELMITNVESALSKACEATGAQITDFTGAPVFMKGNEGGAHEWIFEFSQHPDNLDSFIDAFDKHLKTINSDYEAKRYNNMTLKRPIVHIAKNNLFYQWLEAKGKLGGQNKVPRLSNDREYIEPLLEMNK from the coding sequence ATGGCAACCAAAGCACTTTTCAATACCGTAGTGAACTGGTTCATCCGTCAGAGGATAGATCAGATACAGAATTTCATGGACCATCCCATTGAAACCCAGAAAGGTATACTCTTTTCTCAACTGTTTCATGCTGAAGATACGGAATATGGTAAACTATACGGATTCAATTCGATATCAAGTTATCAGGATTTTAAAAACAAGGTTCCGATTGTTACATACGAAGAAATGGAACCCTATATTGAAAAAGCAAGACAGGGACAAAAAGATATAAGCTGGCCGGGACTCATTAAGCATTTTGCCAAATCATCGGGAACTACCAATGCCAAGAGCAAATTCATCCCTATTTCTGCCGAAAGCCTTGAATACTGCCACATGAAGGCAGGAAAGGACATGGTTTCCATTTATGCCAATAACCATCCCGAAAATCAGCTTTTTAATTATAAAAATTTACGTTTAGGCGGAAGTTCTGAACTGTATGCTGATTTCAACACAAAATTTGGGGATTTATCCGCTATTTTAATTGACAACCTTCCGTTTTGGGTAGAAATTACCACAACCCCAAGCAAGAAAGTATCTTTGATGGGAGAATGGGAAAGCAAGCTGAAGGCGATCACCTCTGAAGTAAAAAATGAAGATGTGGGAAGTATCCTTGGAGTACCAAGCTGGATGATGGTTCTTCTTCAAAAAGTATTAAAGGAAACCAATATCGAAAGTATTTCAGAGCTATGGCCGAATCTGGAGGTGTTTTTTCACGGTGGAATCAGTTTCAAGCCCTACAGGGAGCAATTCAGGCAGATCATCGGAAAAAACATCAATTACTACGAAATTTACAATGCTTCTGAAGGTTTCTTTGGGATACAGGACAGATCAGATAGTGATGAAATGCTTCTGATGCTTGATTATGGTATATTTTATGAATTCATTCCCATGGATCAGTTCCATTTTTCAAATCCGAAAGTGGTAAGTCTGGAAGATGTGGAGGTGGGGAAAAATTATGCAATGGTTATTACAACCAACGGCGGCCTGTGGAGATATCTTATTGGCGACACCGTTGTCTTTACATCCACCAACCCGTTCAGAATTAAAATAACCGGAAGAACAAAACATTACATCAATGCTTTCGGAGAGGAATTGATGATCACCAATGTGGAATCTGCCCTTTCAAAGGCATGTGAAGCTACAGGAGCACAGATCACGGATTTCACAGGAGCTCCTGTCTTTATGAAAGGAAACGAAGGAGGTGCCCATGAATGGATTTTTGAATTCAGCCAGCATCCGGATAATCTGGACAGTTTTATTGATGCTTTTGACAAGCATTTAAAGACCATTAATTCAGATTATGAAGCAAAGAGATATAACAATATGACTCTTAAAAGACCCATCGTACATATCGCTAAAAACAACCTGTTTTATCAGTGGCTGGAAGCCAAAGGAAAACTTGGCGGACAAAATAAAGTACCAAGATTAAGCAACGACAGAGAATATATTGAACCTTTGCTGGAAATGAATAAATAA